Proteins co-encoded in one Deltaproteobacteria bacterium genomic window:
- a CDS encoding formylglycine-generating enzyme family protein: FIMGSSPSDPLRDFSEKPDVRTYVKSFCIDKYEYPDQEGVIPQRNVSFYKAERLCKAEGKQLCSEDQWEKACKGPSSLKYPYGNVWNSAKCDTQNKDGTNRSVVPSGTYKACESGYGVYDMSGNVMEWTNNIFSPQDTTDKVVKGGSFTKPDWATRCAYRYNMLPNSTSNEVGFRCCKPPER; the protein is encoded by the coding sequence GCTTCATCATGGGTAGCAGCCCTTCAGATCCTCTGAGGGACTTTTCCGAAAAACCGGACGTGCGGACATATGTCAAGTCTTTCTGCATCGACAAATACGAGTATCCGGACCAGGAAGGCGTTATTCCGCAAAGAAATGTTAGCTTCTATAAGGCAGAAAGGTTATGCAAGGCTGAAGGCAAGCAATTGTGTTCAGAGGATCAGTGGGAAAAGGCATGCAAAGGGCCCTCTTCATTAAAGTATCCTTACGGTAATGTATGGAATTCCGCGAAATGTGATACGCAGAACAAGGATGGAACAAACAGATCTGTAGTGCCGTCAGGCACCTACAAGGCATGCGAAAGCGGCTATGGAGTCTACGATATGAGCGGAAACGTGATGGAATGGACCAACAACATTTTTTCGCCACAGGATACAACTGATAAGGTCGTCAAAGGCGGATCTTTCACTAAACCCGATTGGGCAACACGATGCGCATACCGGTATAATATGCTTCCGAACTCAACGAGCAATGAGGTTGGCTTCAGATGCTGCAAACCGCCGGAAAGATAA